A window of Solanum stenotomum isolate F172 chromosome 3, ASM1918654v1, whole genome shotgun sequence contains these coding sequences:
- the LOC125859968 gene encoding cytochrome P450 90D2: MMYSYSIWSLLAIAIFIIIFHKKLFIIISHRVKRYTKSNMTISLLPLGNLGWPYIGETLEYISSAYTHSPESFMDKRRHMYGKVFKSHIFGSPTIISTDAEVNRSILQSDAKTFVPFYPKSLTELMGKSSILLINGSLQRRIHGLIGSFFKSPHIKARITHDMQKYVQQSMANWQENCTVYIQHQAKNIAFQVLVKALIGIDGGEKLDILKINFQEFIAGLMSLPINFPGTTLYRSLQAKKRMVKLIQNIIQEKREKNIMSTVNDDVADVLLHDTSRELTDELISDNMIDFMIPGEDSVPVLITLAVKYLSDSPLALQQLTEENLTLKRLKEKKGETLVWSDYLSLSFTQNVISETLRLGNIIIGVMRKAVKDVEIKGYLIPKGWCTFVYFRSVHLDDNLYDFPYQFNPWRWQSKDTNNCNFTPFGGGQRLCPGLDLARLEASIFLHHFTTQFKWVAEEDSIVNFPTVRMKKGMPVRVKRRENSS, from the exons atgatgtaTAGTTATAGTATTTGGAGTTTGTTAGCAATTGCAATTTTTatcatcatttttcataagaaaTTATTCATCATCATCAGCCATAGAGTGAAACGATACACAAAATCAAACATGACGATTTCACTACTTCCTTTGGGAAATCTTGGATGGCCTTACATTGGAGAAACCTTAGAGTATATTTCTTCTGCTTATACTCATTCTCCTGAATCCTTTATGGACAAACGTCGCCACAT GTATGGAAAAGTGTTCAAGTCACATATATTTGGCAGTCCAACCATAATTTCAACAGATGCAGAAGTTAATCGAAGTATTCTTCAAAGTGATGCAAAGACTTTTGTGCCCTTTTATCCAAAATCCCTAACTGAATTAATGGGAAAATCATCCATTTTACTAATTAATGGAAGTTTACAAAGAAGAATCCATGGCCTAATTGGATCTTTTTTCAAATCTCCTCATATTAAAGCTAGAATTACACATGACATGCAGAAATATGTACAACAATCTATGGCTAATTGGCAAGAAAATTGCACTGTCTACATCCAACACCAAGCTAAAAAT ATTGCTTTTCAAGTACTAGTCAAAGCATTGATTGGTATAGATGGAGGTGAAAAATTGGATATTTTAAAGATCAATTTTCAAGAATTCATTGCTGGTCTTATGTCTTTGCCAATTAATTTCCCTGGAACTACACTTTATCGTTCGTTACAG GCGAAAAAGAGGATGGtgaaattgatacaaaatattatacaagaaaaaagggaaaagaacaTTATGTCAACAGTAAATGATGATGTAGCTGATGTTTTGTTACACGATACAAGTAGAGAATTAACAGATGAATTAATATCTGATAATATGATTGATTTTATGATACCTGGTGAAGATTCTGTTCCAGTATTAATAACTCTTGCTGTTAAATACCTTTCTGATTCTCCTCTTGCTCTCCAACAATTAACG GAGGAGAATCTAACACTAAAGAGGttgaaagagaagaaaggaGAAACACTAGTGTGGAGTGACTATTTATCATTATCATTTACACAAAAC GTGATATCAGAGACATTAAGGCTGGGAAACATAATAATAGGAGTAATGAGGAAAGCAGTAAAAGATGTGGAGATAAAAGGATATTTAATTCCAAAAGGATGGTgtacttttgtttattttagatCAGTTCATCTTGATGATAATCTCTATGACTTCCCTTATCAGTTTAATCCTTGGCGCTGGCAA AGCAAGGATACAAATAATTGTAACTTCACCCCCTTTGGAGGTGGACAAAGGTTGTGCCCTGGGCTGGACCTTGCTAGGCTGGAAGCTTCTATTTTTCTCCACCACTTTACTACTCAATTCAA GTGGGTGGCTGAGGAGGATTCAATTGTCAATTTTCCAACTGTAAGAATGAAGAAAGGAATGCCCGTTCGGGTTAAAAGAAGAGAGAACAGTAGCTAG
- the LOC125860798 gene encoding uncharacterized protein LOC125860798 isoform X1: MAVSPKLYINKPKKAQLKQIQQQHASSPTPVWAPTAPSSMARGAAPPPQPPKESFIRRYKYLWPMLLVVNFSIGAYLFMRTKKKDVGTEEAEILDVPGASISTVAASTVSEKEKEVTATPTLQPVIVREPIPENQQRELFKWMLEEKRRVKPKDQEEKKRIDEEKAILKHFIRAKSIPVL, encoded by the exons ATGGCTGTGTCTCCAAAATTATACATTAATAAACCTAAGAAAG CGCAGCTGAAGCAAATTCAGCAACAACACGCATCTTCTCCGACGCCGGTGTGGGCGCCGACGGCGCCGTCATCTATGGCGCGCGGTGCGGCTCCGCCTCCTCAGCCGCCTAAGGAATCCTTTATTCGACGTTACAAGTACCTATGGCCTATGCTCTTGGTTGTCAATTTCTCTATTGGAG CTTACCTTTTCATGAGGACAAAGAAAAAGGATGTGGGAACTGAGGAAGCAGAAATATTAGATGTTCCTGGCGCCTCTATTTCAACAGTAGCTGCTAGCACAGTtagtgaaaaggaaaaggaagtcACTGCTACACCTACTCTTCAGCCTGTGATTGTACGAGAACCAATACCCGAGAATCAACAGCGTGAACTATTTAAGTGGATGttggaagaaaagagaagagttAAGCCAAAAgatcaagaggagaaaaagcgCATTGATGAGGAGAAAGCCATTCTCAAGCACTTTATTCGAGCCAAGTCCATCCCAGTTCTGTAA
- the LOC125860798 gene encoding uncharacterized protein LOC125860798 isoform X2: MARGAAPPPQPPKESFIRRYKYLWPMLLVVNFSIGAYLFMRTKKKDVGTEEAEILDVPGASISTVAASTVSEKEKEVTATPTLQPVIVREPIPENQQRELFKWMLEEKRRVKPKDQEEKKRIDEEKAILKHFIRAKSIPVL; the protein is encoded by the exons ATGGCGCGCGGTGCGGCTCCGCCTCCTCAGCCGCCTAAGGAATCCTTTATTCGACGTTACAAGTACCTATGGCCTATGCTCTTGGTTGTCAATTTCTCTATTGGAG CTTACCTTTTCATGAGGACAAAGAAAAAGGATGTGGGAACTGAGGAAGCAGAAATATTAGATGTTCCTGGCGCCTCTATTTCAACAGTAGCTGCTAGCACAGTtagtgaaaaggaaaaggaagtcACTGCTACACCTACTCTTCAGCCTGTGATTGTACGAGAACCAATACCCGAGAATCAACAGCGTGAACTATTTAAGTGGATGttggaagaaaagagaagagttAAGCCAAAAgatcaagaggagaaaaagcgCATTGATGAGGAGAAAGCCATTCTCAAGCACTTTATTCGAGCCAAGTCCATCCCAGTTCTGTAA
- the LOC125860284 gene encoding uncharacterized protein LOC125860284: MAILLPLFSISPIVKASSVDTTQRLPYTPHRTTPKKPQTPDSLSAISTISLSPSTSRSNISVSDLLKREIPKSTEVKPDGTYMGYDVWLPRAHKVEKPRSVFNAASLAYIGDCIFELYARRHFLFPPLSIEEYNDRVMAVVRCEAQDAMLQKLLNDNILSEEERGVLRWGKNVGSGKTKTKKRAGVAVYNRASSLETLVGYLYLTNVQRLEEIMLKLGFHIGDSSLPIVERIDGTTR, encoded by the exons ATGGCgattcttcttcctttgttcTCCATATCCCCAATTGTAAAAGCTTCTTCAGTTGACACAACCCAAAGACTTCCGTACACTCCTCACCGTACAACTCCTAAAAAACCCCAAACCCCTGATTCTCTATCCGCCATTTCAACTATCTCCTTGTCCCCTTCTACCAGCCGGTCGAATATTTCAGTGTCGGACCTTCTCAAACGTGAAATTCCTAAGTCTACGGAAG TGAAACCTGATGGAACATATATGGGGTACGACGTATGGCTACCAAGAGCACACAAAGTTGAGAAGCCTCGGTCTGTGTTTAATGCAGCCTCGCTAGCTTACATTGGAGATTGCATCTTTGAG CTATATGCAAGAAGACATTTTTTGTTCCCACCATTGAGCATCGAAGAGTACAATGATCGAGTCATGGCAGTAGTACGTTGCGAGGCACAA GATGCTATGTTGCAGAAACTTTTGAACGACAATATATTGTCCGAAGAGGAAAG GGGTGTGCTTCGTTGGGGAAAAAATGTTGGTTCAGGCAAAACGAAGACGAAAAAGCGTGCTGGTGTGGCTGTTTACAACAGAGCTTCTTCACTTGAAACACTT GTTGGTTATCTCTACCTTACAAATGTGCAAAGGCTTGAAGAAATCATGCTGAAGTTGGGCTTCCACATAGGTGACTCTTCCCTGCCAATTGTGGAGAGAATAGATG GTACAACAAGGTGA